One window from the genome of Treponema sp. OMZ 838 encodes:
- a CDS encoding acyl-CoA thioester hydrolase/BAAT C-terminal domain-containing protein produces MKKEIKTIEKDGYNGVYWPNPNGSKYCMIAMLGDDTKDMMAKGGVKWLQKKGLNVLTMSPAPKDYGHHNYPLERFEKALAFLKTMGNEKIGIMGASTTGMLALVAASCFSEITLTIAISPSDFVMEGFYQDGKDGAHERPGDGESSVSYHGKPLPYLPYAYRHPEYWQKISEESKRRGAMVASRDLFDESEKRHPVQEAEKIKVENIKGRILLIGAEDDVLWDTCKYIRRMENRLKERDADNSVVLMTYEHGTHFIFPQTMLTGILPVGSGLFISMAFKEAKQYPKECKQTRIDVDERLSEELKQWINSAS; encoded by the coding sequence ATGAAGAAAGAAATCAAAACAATAGAGAAAGATGGATATAACGGCGTATACTGGCCGAATCCGAACGGCAGTAAATATTGCATGATTGCCATGCTTGGTGATGATACAAAAGACATGATGGCAAAGGGTGGCGTCAAATGGCTTCAAAAGAAAGGTCTGAACGTCCTCACAATGTCACCGGCCCCAAAAGATTACGGTCACCATAACTATCCACTCGAACGTTTTGAGAAGGCACTTGCATTTCTGAAGACGATGGGTAATGAAAAAATCGGTATTATGGGTGCCTCGACAACTGGTATGCTTGCGCTTGTCGCAGCGTCATGCTTTTCGGAAATAACGCTTACGATAGCCATTTCTCCTTCTGATTTTGTGATGGAAGGTTTTTATCAGGATGGGAAAGACGGGGCTCACGAACGTCCGGGAGACGGAGAGTCATCTGTTTCGTATCACGGTAAGCCGCTTCCTTATCTGCCCTATGCGTATCGCCATCCGGAATACTGGCAGAAAATATCTGAGGAATCCAAACGGCGCGGCGCGATGGTTGCCAGTCGCGATTTGTTCGATGAATCGGAGAAAAGGCATCCCGTGCAGGAAGCCGAGAAAATAAAGGTGGAGAATATAAAGGGCCGCATTCTGCTGATTGGTGCGGAGGATGATGTACTTTGGGATACCTGCAAATACATTCGTAGAATGGAAAACAGGCTGAAAGAAAGGGACGCGGATAACAGTGTAGTTCTCATGACCTATGAACATGGAACGCATTTTATATTTCCGCAGACCATGTTAACAGGCATTCTTCCCGTGGGTTCCGGGCTGTTTATCAGCATGGCTTTTAAGGAGGCAAAGCAGTATCCGAAAGAGTGTAAGCAGACGAGGATTGATGTTGATGAGCGCTTATCGGAGGAACTAAAGCAGTGGATAAATTCAGCTTCATAA
- a CDS encoding zinc-binding dehydrogenase has translation MLVRPWRWGMGRSFNGSYAEYALLPAHHVFAIQSDMTWADIAAVPETYFTAWGSLFQCLRLQKDDTLLVRGGTCALGYAAMQIAKAIGCRVAATTHSESKLNLLKGAGADECILDTGNLSETYNARFTKALELVGCKTLRDTLWCMAAGGIVCNTGVLGGVFALEHFAPIQEIPSGVYLTGFHSNFPTQADIDSIFSFLTEHTLQPLIGAHFAFHDIAQACAACDGGKVNGKIVVEL, from the coding sequence TTGCTTGTCAGACCTTGGCGTTGGGGCATGGGACGCAGCTTCAATGGCAGCTATGCCGAATACGCCCTGCTGCCTGCTCACCACGTTTTTGCAATACAGTCCGATATGACATGGGCTGACATTGCCGCCGTTCCCGAAACCTATTTTACCGCATGGGGTTCTCTGTTCCAATGCCTGCGTTTACAAAAAGACGACACGCTGCTTGTCCGGGGCGGCACCTGCGCTCTCGGTTACGCTGCTATGCAGATTGCAAAAGCGATCGGCTGCCGCGTTGCTGCCACAACACATAGTGAAAGCAAACTGAACCTACTGAAAGGGGCTGGTGCCGATGAATGCATCTTAGATACCGGCAATTTATCTGAAACATATAATGCCCGCTTTACCAAAGCGCTGGAACTGGTTGGCTGCAAAACCTTACGTGATACGCTGTGGTGCATGGCGGCGGGCGGCATTGTGTGCAATACGGGCGTACTCGGCGGTGTGTTCGCACTTGAGCATTTCGCCCCCATCCAAGAAATTCCGAGCGGTGTGTATCTTACCGGCTTTCACAGCAATTTTCCTACGCAAGCCGACATCGATTCAATTTTCAGCTTTTTAACCGAGCATACCTTACAGCCGCTCATCGGTGCACACTTTGCGTTCCACGATATTGCCCAAGCCTGCGCTGCATGCGACGGCGGTAAGGTAAACGGGAAAATCGTTGTGGAGCTGTAA
- a CDS encoding DUF4405 domain-containing protein: MQTIINCGILVCAAFLMISGIVLSQHVFAFLGISSGANFVRIAHMLASHWYFLFMSLHIGLHAGMISRHIAAKH, encoded by the coding sequence ATGCAGACAATAATAAACTGCGGTATTCTTGTGTGTGCAGCATTTTTGATGATAAGCGGCATTGTGCTTTCGCAGCATGTTTTTGCATTTCTGGGGATCAGCTCCGGTGCGAACTTTGTACGGATAGCACACATGCTCGCAAGCCATTGGTACTTTTTATTTATGTCGCTGCATATCGGGCTGCACGCAGGGATGATTTCCCGCCACATTGCGGCAAAGCATTAG
- a CDS encoding type II toxin-antitoxin system VapC family toxin codes for MYFIDSNTCIYFMNGKFPSVREKFLSVSPKEIKISSVVKGELLLGAFKSQTREKTTEKVEKFLKPFEIVNFTDKMAYSYAEIRKDLELAGTPIGANDLLIAATVLHEKGTLITHNANEFSRVNGLKIEDWVVD; via the coding sequence ATGTATTTTATAGACTCAAATACGTGCATTTACTTTATGAATGGAAAGTTTCCATCTGTCCGCGAAAAATTCTTATCAGTTTCGCCAAAAGAGATAAAAATTTCTTCAGTAGTAAAAGGCGAACTTTTGCTTGGCGCTTTTAAAAGCCAGACAAGAGAAAAGACTACAGAGAAAGTGGAAAAATTTTTGAAGCCGTTTGAAATTGTGAATTTTACAGATAAAATGGCTTACTCCTACGCAGAAATCCGAAAAGATTTGGAGCTTGCAGGTACACCGATAGGCGCAAATGATTTACTGATTGCTGCCACTGTTCTTCATGAAAAAGGGACTCTTATTACTCATAATGCGAACGAATTTTCAAGAGTAAACGGCTTGAAAATTGAAGATTGGGTAGTAGATTGA
- a CDS encoding zinc-binding dehydrogenase has product MNDSPTRSKTEVSGFHSNFSTQADIDSIFSFLTEHTLQPLIGAHFAFRDIAQACAACDGGKVNGKIVVEL; this is encoded by the coding sequence TTGAACGATTCTCCGACACGCTCCAAAACGGAAGTTTCCGGCTTTCACAGTAATTTTTCTACGCAAGCCGACATCGATTCAATTTTCAGCTTTTTAACCGAGCATACCTTACAGCCGCTTATCGGTGCACACTTTGCGTTCCGCGATATTGCCCAAGCCTGTGCAGCATGCGACGGCGGTAAGGTAAACGGGAAAATTGTCGTGGAGCTGTAA
- a CDS encoding PadR family transcriptional regulator yields the protein MKYFLLGLLMLKEMTVYQLKAMIAENFTAMCSDSMGSIQAALKNLLSNGLITCSAVKEKNVEKKYYRIKENGRKEFLLWLQNPMDMSQGKNTELGKLLFMGVLPNDKRVELISAVIKNLESELTYLKQILEVNKDVEANKKELLDYYADNPDYAAALLRAGKSKNIAQSFSDIHKYEMLTAQHGADLVQFHIKWFKELQKKINAGLF from the coding sequence ATGAAATATTTTTTGCTCGGTTTATTGATGTTAAAAGAAATGACGGTTTATCAATTAAAAGCGATGATAGCCGAAAACTTCACCGCTATGTGCAGCGATAGTATGGGGAGCATTCAAGCAGCTCTGAAAAACCTGCTGTCAAACGGACTTATTACGTGCTCTGCCGTAAAAGAAAAGAATGTGGAAAAAAAATATTACCGTATAAAAGAAAACGGCAGGAAGGAATTTTTACTGTGGCTGCAAAACCCGATGGATATGTCGCAAGGAAAAAATACCGAACTCGGGAAGCTTTTGTTTATGGGTGTCTTACCGAACGATAAACGTGTTGAACTCATTTCCGCTGTCATAAAAAATTTAGAAAGCGAACTTACATATCTAAAACAAATACTGGAAGTAAACAAGGATGTTGAAGCAAACAAAAAAGAATTGCTTGATTACTATGCCGATAATCCTGATTATGCCGCAGCGTTGTTGCGCGCGGGAAAAAGCAAAAATATCGCCCAAAGTTTTTCCGACATACATAAGTACGAAATGTTGACGGCACAACATGGGGCGGATTTAGTACAGTTTCATATTAAATGGTTCAAAGAATTGCAAAAGAAAATAAATGCAGGTTTATTTTAA
- a CDS encoding CPBP family intramembrane glutamic endopeptidase, which translates to MENTRTIKRNLLIFIVFISVIGFVGYFIDRMTGHADYTNAGMGDTGTAGMGIWLISPLFLVIILRSFCGDTWKEHGYHLNIKKHRTMYLVSFLIYPVVATLIILTGLLFNGIGLGKMNGAVLLTTLGSQIIIQFIKNFFEESLWRAYLTNQLLKLKLKDCTLYIVSGIIWWMWHLPYVLYFLTQKEINDYMGFSVSRPFFFVWGFLVCLSWIVMYVEMFRITKSVWPAVIMHTMEDAYINPLLLSGAVVIHSQTALVFSLSAGVLSMFMYLGIGFWLRNIRRETENQETQR; encoded by the coding sequence ATGGAAAATACACGTACAATAAAAAGAAATCTTTTGATATTTATTGTCTTTATATCAGTAATAGGCTTTGTAGGATATTTTATTGACAGGATGACGGGACATGCCGATTATACGAATGCAGGTATGGGCGATACCGGTACGGCAGGAATGGGAATATGGCTTATCAGTCCCTTATTTTTAGTGATTATTTTACGGTCATTTTGCGGTGATACATGGAAGGAACACGGTTATCATCTGAACATAAAAAAACATCGAACAATGTATCTTGTCTCATTTTTGATATATCCGGTAGTAGCAACGTTGATAATATTGACCGGCTTACTCTTTAACGGTATAGGTCTCGGCAAGATGAATGGTGCTGTTTTATTGACTACTCTTGGCAGCCAAATAATCATTCAGTTTATTAAAAACTTTTTTGAAGAATCTTTATGGCGTGCGTATTTGACAAATCAGCTCTTAAAACTAAAACTGAAAGATTGCACACTCTATATTGTGAGCGGCATTATTTGGTGGATGTGGCATTTGCCGTATGTTTTGTACTTTCTTACTCAAAAAGAAATAAACGACTACATGGGATTCTCGGTAAGCAGACCCTTCTTTTTTGTTTGGGGATTTCTGGTTTGTCTGAGTTGGATTGTGATGTATGTTGAAATGTTTAGAATCACCAAAAGTGTATGGCCTGCGGTTATTATGCACACAATGGAAGATGCCTACATCAATCCTTTGTTGCTATCGGGTGCGGTAGTTATACACTCGCAAACAGCGCTCGTTTTCTCGTTATCTGCCGGAGTGCTATCTATGTTCATGTATCTTGGCATAGGATTTTGGCTGAGAAATATCCGCAGAGAAACAGAAAATCAAGAGACGCAGAGATAG
- a CDS encoding alpha/beta hydrolase codes for MKKCMLLSAAILYIGTIAAAQTNAMPSAFKVEEQCFQRNGMKIYGKLFIPDRTSQMPLVILSHGFGGNHGGVKDYAAAFAEQGIAAYIFDFIGGGNHIKSAGKMTEMSVLTEAEDLTVILDNLKADPRFKRAQIFLFGESQGGFVSTYVAAKCPADVAGLVLLYPAFVLQDDARRRTPDPERIPAEMKLLGKTIGHIYNKDALSFDIYTLMPQYSGRTLIIHGTDDSIVPLSYSERAIKTFPNAKLIKLDREKHVFYGNARRKAADYAVQFVQNIIDEKSAISFCSSSSFFSIWKKAMPYSLPIILQSWSCLQFLLITVQS; via the coding sequence ATGAAAAAATGTATGCTTTTATCGGCAGCTATCTTGTATATCGGAACAATTGCCGCGGCACAAACAAATGCAATGCCGTCCGCCTTTAAAGTTGAGGAACAATGCTTTCAAAGGAACGGCATGAAAATATACGGAAAGCTTTTTATCCCCGATAGAACCTCTCAGATGCCCTTAGTCATCCTTTCGCACGGATTCGGCGGAAATCATGGAGGTGTTAAAGACTATGCAGCGGCTTTTGCGGAACAGGGGATTGCCGCATATATTTTCGATTTTATCGGCGGTGGCAATCATATCAAAAGCGCCGGGAAAATGACGGAAATGTCGGTGCTTACCGAGGCTGAAGATTTGACAGTCATTCTCGACAACTTAAAAGCCGACCCGCGTTTTAAGCGTGCGCAAATCTTTTTATTCGGAGAAAGCCAAGGCGGATTCGTTTCAACCTATGTCGCGGCAAAATGTCCCGCCGATGTTGCCGGTCTAGTTTTATTATATCCCGCATTTGTTCTGCAGGATGATGCTCGGCGGCGCACCCCCGATCCCGAACGGATTCCTGCTGAAATGAAGCTGCTGGGAAAAACCATCGGGCACATTTATAACAAGGATGCACTATCCTTTGATATTTATACGTTGATGCCGCAGTATTCCGGCAGAACGCTCATCATTCATGGAACAGACGACTCGATTGTACCGCTGTCGTATTCGGAGCGTGCGATTAAGACCTTCCCTAATGCCAAGCTCATAAAGCTTGACAGAGAAAAGCACGTTTTTTATGGAAACGCGAGGCGGAAAGCGGCGGACTATGCAGTGCAATTTGTGCAAAACATAATCGATGAGAAAAGTGCTATCTCGTTTTGCAGCAGCAGTTCTTTTTTCTCGATATGGAAAAAGGCTATGCCATATTCTTTACCGATTATACTGCAATCATGGTCATGTTTGCAGTTTTTGCTCATTACAGTGCAAAGTTAA
- a CDS encoding DUF4261 domain-containing protein: MDKIFQQDLTKEEKVGSIFIVKLLFKAPVTMPAREQMEAVMQKRLGDAECFSYDSDTAVAQFAATRYRAEFKDGAYPPMLMIAPAAFDGSTIDDFTKSQMWDCGEDKDAILSECRYALIGTDMLAAALPASERAELDMDFTEALVELFPDCTAVYFENSGKLFTAETIRNHTLPRENRFIQFAVNVRFFTIQGGEDMLVDTLGMGLLFLPDLQYHFHGLDPNLMVNHAYNTALYLLINDNPIETGDTIDGIPDDSAPPERWICRYEESLIQPVREVLDIDTGAYAAGNRQYE; the protein is encoded by the coding sequence ATGGATAAGATTTTTCAACAGGATTTAACCAAAGAAGAAAAGGTTGGCAGCATTTTTATTGTAAAGCTCTTATTCAAAGCGCCGGTAACAATGCCGGCTCGAGAGCAGATGGAAGCGGTGATGCAAAAGCGCTTGGGAGATGCCGAATGTTTTTCGTACGATTCCGACACTGCCGTAGCGCAGTTTGCCGCCACTCGATATCGGGCGGAATTTAAGGATGGGGCGTATCCGCCTATGCTGATGATTGCTCCCGCCGCCTTTGACGGAAGCACCATTGACGATTTTACCAAAAGCCAGATGTGGGACTGCGGAGAAGATAAAGATGCTATTTTGTCCGAATGCCGGTATGCACTCATCGGTACCGATATGCTGGCGGCGGCGCTTCCCGCATCAGAGCGTGCAGAACTCGATATGGATTTTACAGAGGCGCTGGTCGAGCTTTTCCCTGACTGTACTGCCGTTTATTTTGAAAATTCGGGGAAACTTTTTACCGCAGAAACTATTCGCAACCATACGCTTCCCCGTGAAAACCGTTTTATTCAATTCGCCGTGAATGTCCGCTTTTTTACTATTCAAGGCGGTGAAGATATGCTTGTCGATACGCTCGGTATGGGCTTGTTGTTCTTACCCGACTTACAATATCATTTTCACGGACTTGATCCGAATCTGATGGTAAATCATGCATACAACACCGCGTTGTATCTTTTAATAAATGATAACCCCATAGAAACCGGCGACACCATTGACGGCATACCGGACGATTCTGCACCGCCTGAACGATGGATATGCCGCTACGAAGAATCGCTTATCCAACCTGTGCGCGAAGTTCTCGATATAGATACCGGCGCCTATGCTGCGGGTAACAGACAGTACGAATAA
- a CDS encoding NAD(P)H-dependent oxidoreductase, which translates to MPKTLIILAHPTISQSIVHKHWAARVRHHTDRFTVHELYTAYPQGKLDVAAEQKLIETHDAMVWQFPVYWFNCPPLLKQWFDEVLTHGWAYGSKGKALTGRKIALAVSLGAPAIDYRADGAVGCSVAEVLRPFELTAKYCNADYRPPFIFHTIDSNAGYSEAAQKEVEQSARDYLAWLDALQQT; encoded by the coding sequence ATGCCTAAAACTCTGATTATTCTTGCTCACCCTACTATTTCTCAATCTATCGTTCATAAACACTGGGCGGCTAGAGTGCGGCACCATACCGATCGCTTTACTGTTCACGAACTATACACTGCCTATCCTCAAGGTAAACTTGATGTAGCGGCTGAACAAAAATTGATAGAAACTCACGATGCAATGGTGTGGCAATTTCCCGTATACTGGTTTAATTGTCCGCCATTACTGAAACAGTGGTTCGATGAAGTGCTGACTCATGGCTGGGCTTATGGCTCGAAAGGCAAAGCACTTACGGGCAGAAAAATTGCACTTGCCGTCTCGCTCGGTGCGCCGGCCATAGACTACCGCGCAGACGGTGCTGTCGGGTGCAGCGTTGCCGAAGTACTGCGTCCGTTTGAACTGACAGCGAAATACTGCAATGCAGACTACCGCCCGCCGTTCATCTTCCACACGATAGACAGCAACGCAGGATATAGCGAAGCTGCACAGAAAGAGGTAGAGCAGAGCGCAAGGGACTATTTAGCTTGGTTGGATGCACTGCAACAAACATAA
- a CDS encoding ketopantoate reductase family protein produces the protein MKILIYGAGVIGSLYAAAFAEAGYNTTVYARGERLKALQTLGLQYEKKGNIHRANVTVIGTLEKDDWYDFIFLTVKENQVHTALQELKHNISPNIVTMVNTLEPYGNWERICGTGRIIPAFPGAGGSYEKGILNADFTPRIIQLTTFAEINGNKSERLKKLAALFTASNIPHGIVKDMHCWQLCHLALVVPIADAYYKAKNPETVWKESSIMNETVRQIKKNVTMLYHSDVKLSPPKMHLLRRLPIRILQHIFTLIFKSHFGYMFMYRHSMKAPDEMNRLHVQFYRYLSAR, from the coding sequence ATGAAAATCTTAATCTACGGTGCAGGTGTAATCGGCAGTTTGTATGCCGCTGCGTTTGCTGAAGCAGGATATAACACCACGGTGTACGCACGAGGGGAAAGGCTTAAAGCACTGCAAACCCTCGGTCTACAGTATGAGAAAAAGGGCAACATCCACAGAGCAAATGTTACCGTTATCGGTACATTGGAAAAAGATGACTGGTATGATTTTATTTTTCTAACGGTAAAGGAAAATCAAGTACATACGGCGTTACAAGAGTTGAAGCACAATATCAGTCCGAATATTGTTACAATGGTCAACACGCTTGAACCGTACGGTAATTGGGAACGTATTTGCGGAACAGGACGTATTATACCGGCATTTCCGGGTGCAGGCGGCAGTTATGAAAAGGGCATCCTTAACGCGGACTTTACGCCGCGTATTATTCAACTTACGACCTTTGCCGAAATCAATGGAAATAAATCCGAACGTTTGAAAAAATTAGCCGCTCTTTTTACCGCATCGAACATACCGCACGGGATTGTAAAAGATATGCACTGCTGGCAACTCTGTCATCTGGCGCTGGTTGTTCCGATTGCCGATGCGTATTACAAAGCAAAAAATCCGGAAACGGTTTGGAAAGAATCGAGCATTATGAATGAAACCGTACGGCAAATCAAAAAGAATGTTACTATGCTGTACCATTCCGACGTAAAACTTTCACCGCCGAAGATGCATTTGTTAAGGCGTTTGCCCATTCGGATATTACAGCACATTTTTACACTCATTTTCAAAAGCCATTTCGGATATATGTTTATGTACCGGCATTCGATGAAAGCTCCCGATGAAATGAATCGGTTGCATGTACAATTTTATCGGTATCTTTCTGCGCGATAA
- a CDS encoding inositol monophosphatase has protein sequence MTSETLHQLYDYLVPLVTGAYREASRYSVQGIEKKELNDIATFTDRFMEQAIVEGIRQRFPDHTFIGEEYGENRGESPYEWLIDPIDGTVNFAAGIPMFGTTLALRKNKETIFGIIFDWPNNAIYYAIKGEGAYCGTVKLQVSQRSRLDESIVSICLTSSYNAEYSGKVLDLIQKLQPHVRGIRIIVCTVYELIWLATGKSEAMINVKPSMGLSSCAGKLIVSEAGGKVTNLSNKPRQEIDDLLITNSVIHDAVYNIIAQKDTDKIVHATDSFHRELSSNAGT, from the coding sequence ATGACGTCAGAAACATTACATCAACTCTACGATTATTTAGTTCCGCTGGTAACGGGAGCCTATCGGGAAGCATCACGGTATAGTGTTCAGGGAATTGAAAAAAAAGAATTGAACGATATTGCCACGTTTACCGACCGGTTTATGGAACAAGCAATTGTAGAAGGCATCCGGCAGCGCTTTCCCGATCATACGTTTATCGGAGAAGAATACGGCGAAAACCGCGGGGAAAGTCCGTACGAATGGCTTATCGATCCGATTGACGGTACGGTGAATTTTGCTGCCGGTATTCCAATGTTCGGCACAACGCTCGCCTTGCGGAAAAATAAAGAAACGATTTTCGGTATCATATTCGATTGGCCGAATAACGCTATTTATTACGCAATCAAAGGCGAGGGAGCGTACTGCGGCACTGTGAAACTGCAGGTGTCGCAGCGTTCGCGGCTTGACGAATCGATTGTCAGTATTTGTTTAACATCGAGTTATAATGCCGAATACAGCGGAAAAGTGCTCGACCTTATACAAAAATTACAGCCGCATGTACGCGGCATACGGATAATTGTTTGTACGGTCTATGAGCTTATCTGGCTTGCCACTGGCAAAAGCGAAGCGATGATCAACGTCAAGCCGTCAATGGGCTTAAGTTCCTGCGCCGGTAAGTTGATTGTCAGCGAAGCGGGCGGTAAGGTAACCAATCTATCGAATAAGCCGCGACAAGAAATCGATGATTTATTAATCACCAACTCGGTTATCCATGATGCAGTGTATAACATTATCGCGCAGAAAGATACCGATAAAATTGTACATGCAACCGATTCATTTCATCGGGAGCTTTCATCGAATGCCGGTACATAA
- a CDS encoding ABC transporter ATP-binding protein, whose product MSEIILEQVTKQWGKFVGVDNLNMTIDDRAFVTLLGPSGCGKTTTLRMIAGLETPTSGKIIIDGTPVFDSEKGINVPPSKRNVGFLFQNYALWPHMTVYQNIAFGLQNLKWDSRRIRERVAELLALLKIEQFEKRYPSELSGGQQQRVAIARTLAPNPKILFMDEPLSNLDAKLRTEIRVELKRLHSTTDSTFVYVTHDQLEAMTLSTKVCIMEKGLLKQYAAPLEMYNKPSCVFVGDFIGNPTMNFIEAEYRKGTIQFCGLQAEFVSDTPLPFEEKSVILGIRPEYVQISEHGSAEGTVFSTLPAGMETTVKINSHGTILTSVVFGSVDYDIDKKVSFDFSGNSIILFDKETEANIAMGHLGISKTQG is encoded by the coding sequence ATGTCTGAGATTATATTGGAACAGGTGACAAAGCAATGGGGAAAATTTGTCGGCGTTGATAACCTCAATATGACAATAGATGACCGTGCATTTGTAACGCTGCTTGGTCCTTCCGGCTGCGGAAAAACGACAACGCTCCGGATGATTGCGGGACTGGAAACGCCTACATCGGGAAAGATTATTATCGACGGCACGCCCGTCTTCGATTCGGAGAAAGGAATCAATGTGCCGCCGTCAAAACGGAATGTCGGCTTTTTGTTTCAAAACTATGCGTTGTGGCCGCACATGACGGTGTATCAAAATATTGCATTCGGCTTGCAAAACTTAAAGTGGGATAGCCGGCGCATCAGAGAACGGGTGGCGGAGCTGCTTGCCTTGCTGAAAATCGAGCAATTTGAAAAAAGATATCCGAGTGAGCTTTCAGGCGGACAACAGCAGCGGGTTGCTATTGCGCGCACGCTTGCTCCCAACCCCAAAATTTTATTTATGGATGAGCCGCTGTCCAACCTTGATGCAAAGCTGAGGACGGAAATACGAGTCGAACTGAAACGGCTGCACAGTACCACCGATTCCACATTTGTGTATGTTACGCATGATCAGTTGGAAGCAATGACGCTTTCTACGAAGGTCTGCATTATGGAAAAGGGACTGTTAAAGCAATACGCCGCTCCGCTTGAGATGTACAATAAGCCGTCATGTGTATTTGTCGGCGACTTTATCGGTAATCCTACTATGAATTTTATCGAGGCGGAATACCGTAAGGGTACCATTCAATTTTGCGGATTGCAGGCGGAATTTGTCAGCGATACCCCACTCCCGTTTGAAGAAAAAAGTGTTATTCTCGGCATCCGCCCTGAATATGTACAGATAAGCGAACATGGAAGTGCAGAGGGAACCGTCTTTTCAACCTTACCTGCGGGCATGGAAACAACCGTTAAAATCAATTCACACGGCACCATTCTTACTTCCGTTGTGTTCGGCAGTGTCGATTATGACATTGATAAAAAAGTCTCATTCGATTTTTCCGGTAACTCCATCATCCTCTTCGATAAAGAAACCGAAGCAAATATTGCAATGGGACACTTGGGCATCTCTAAAACTCAAGGTTAG